The region GGGAACCAGGCAgcatgaacatcacacacacacatacacacacacacacacacacacgcatgcatgcatatatattggtAACCGGTATTGTAAaatgccagacacacacacacacaaagaaacaaaaacaacagtgacTGACTGTACTGTCTGCAGCTGCTATGACAAagtgatctcacacacacacacgcacacgcacacacacgcaccacacacacacacgcattcatgcatATATATTGGTAACCGGTATTGtaaaatgccacacacacacacacacacacacacacacgcacaccacacacacacaccacacacacacacatacacacatgcagacgttaaacaaagaatgaaaacacacacacacacacacacaaataaaaaaaacacctaatgACTGACTGTACTGTATGCAGCTGCTACAACAAagtgacctcacacacacacacacacacacacacacacaccacacacacacactcacataaacacacacacacacacacacacacacacacacacacatcaaacaaaagaatgaacatacagacacacaaacacacacacacacacaacatacacacacacaaacgttaaacaaaagaacacgcacacacacacacacacacacacacacacacatcacatcacaccaacaccaacaaaagtaACAATAATGactgactgtgctgtgtgcagctgCTACGGCAAGGTGACCTCGCTGAATGGAGAGCCGGAGCCAGGGGTCGTGGTGGAGGCCGTAGGTCAAGGTGAAGGCTGCGACCTCTATCAGGAGGAGGCCAAGACGGAACAGGATGGGACCTACCGCATTCGTGGGCTACAGGTGAgacagaaacgaaaacgaaatgaaacaaaattttattttatgagggtaatgagataagcaattgatatgcttttttttttccacccagcccttgggcaaaaaagaaaagaaaaaaaagataaaacaacaacaacaaacccaacaacattaacacaaaaaacccatcaaattcagcactcaaaaaaaaaaaaaaaaaaatcaataacccaTGAGCacaattactcacacacacacacgcacacacacgcacacacacacacacagaattttggGGGGCTAGGGTGTGAGGGTGTTGAGggagagattttttttataatcttttcgcctttgttgttgttggtgttgcttaaTTAACCACCCAATTggaagcttatgtcagtctttgATGATATAAGCCAGGTGTTAGTTTTGATTAAAAGTAATGATTGGAATCCAAACCTGAAATACTGCAAACTGAGGCGTTAGTTTTATTTACAGGAAATGATTGGAATCCAAACCTGGGGTACTACACAAACTGAGGCATTAGTTTTATGATTGGAATCCTAACCTGGGGTACTACAAACTGAGGCGTTAATTTCAATTAAAGGTAATGATTGGAATCCAAACCTGAGGTACTACAAACTGAGGCGTTAGTTTTATAATTTGAATCCAAACCTGGGGTACTACAAACTGAGGCGTTAGTTTTAGTTAAAGGTAATGATTGGATTCCAAACCTGAGGTACTACAAACTGAGGCGTTAGTTTTAATTAAAGGTAATGATTGGAATTCAAACCTAGGGTACTACAAACTGAGACATTAGTTTTAATTAAAGGTAATGATTGGAATCCAAACCTGACGTACTACACAAACAAGGCATTCGTTTTGATTAAAGGTAATGATTGGAATCCAAACCTAGGGTACTACAAACAAGGCATTCGTTTTGATTAAAGGTAATGATTGGAATCCAAACCTAGGGTACTACAAACTGAGGCATTAGTTTTAATTAAAGGTAATGATTGGAATCCAAACCTGGGGTACTACAAACTGAGGCGTTAGTTTTAATTAAAGGTAATGATTGGAATCCAAACCTGAGGTACTACACAAACTGAGGCGTTAGTTTTAATTAAAGGTAATGATTATAATCCAAACCTGAGGTATGAATGAACGAACTGTTGCAGCCAAAGTGTCAGTATGACGTTCACCTGAAGACTGGGCCGGTCAACACTCACATTGAGCGCTCCGGGCCCAAGTCACGGTTGATTCAGgtacttcctcccttctttccttccatccttccttccttccttccttccttgcttaaATCTTTTCTTCAATCCcttcatctttccttccttccttttccttccctcctttcttccttcctctcttccttccttcctttcatctgtcctccctctcttacttccttccttccttccttcctttcttccttcctcccttccttccttccttgctgaAATCTTTTCTTCATTCCcttcatctttccttccttccttttccttccctcctttcttccttcctctcttccttccttcctttcatctgtcctccctctcttacttccttccttccttcctcccttccttccttccttgctgaAATCTTTTCTTCATTCCcttcatctttccttccttccttttccttccctcctttcttccttcctctcttccttcctctcttccttcctttcatctgtcctccctctcttacttccttccttccttcctccctccctttcttccttcctctcttccttccttcctttcatttgtcctccctttcttccttcctcccttccttccttcctttcatttgtcCTGTcttactccctcccttccttcatcccttccttccttccttccttcctccttttcccctGTTCTCTCATtcttgctgccttttttttttttttttttttgttggtggggaTTCTGTTTTTTTATCCCTATTTTTCTTCCAGCTTTTTTCActtcttcatttctgtctttctttctttcccctttatcTCTTCGTTGCTgcctgttttgctttttctttctgtttttttttctttttttttttctttctttctttctttttttcttcttgtctttcacGTCATTACttgtttcacccccaccccccacccttctccccacaaCATGGTGTACAATACAaagctatacaatacagtacaacacaatacagtattgcacaacacaattcaacaacacgacacaacacagttctatacaatacaatgcagtacagcatatcacaatacaacacaacataataccgTGCAAGATAATACAAAGAAATTATccaaatgcaacacaatacaacacagtacaagacaacacatcacaatgcaatacgacacatcacaataacacaccacaatgcaatacaacacaatgcaacacatcacagtgtaatacaacacatcacaatacaacacatcacaataccatacatcacaatgcaatacatacaacacagtgcaatacagcacatcacaatgcaatacaacacatcacaataacacatcacagtgcaatacaacacaatgcaacacatcacagtgcaaacacatcacaatgccatacaacacatcacaatgcaatacatacaacacagtgcaatacagcacatcacaatgcaatacaacacatcacaataacacatcacagtgcaatacaacacaatgcaacacatcacaatgtaatgcaacacatcacaatacaacacatcacaatacaatacatcacaatacaacacatcacaatacaatacatcacaatacaacacatcacaatgtaatgcaacacatcacaatgtaatgcaacacatcacaatacaacacatcacaatacaatacatcacaatataatacatcacaatgcaatacatacaacacagtgcagtgcaacacaccacaatgcaatataacgcatcacaataacacatcacaatgtaatacaacacacatcacaatacaacacatcacaacacagtgcaatacgacagaatgcaatacagtaccacacaatacagcactgtacagtacaacacaatgcaatacaacacagtgctgaacaacacagcacaatacaatgcaacacagtacaacacaacactgtacaacaacaatacaacatactacaacacaacacattcacagTGCAAAAcattgcaacacagtacaacacaacacaatgtaatacaaaacagcacaattcagtgcaacacaatgcaacgtgATACAACACATTGCAATGCGATGCCTGCAGGTAGTGGACCAGGACTTCACAGACATCCACATCATCGCATTCCGCCGAATGAACCAGGTGGACATCAGCGGCAACGTCGTCACTGCCGAGGAGTTTCTGGCCAgtctcaaggtgtgtgtgtgtgtgtgtgtgtgtgtagtgtgtgtgtatggttgtgtttgtgtgtaggtgttgtatgtgtgcgtgtgtgtgtttgtgtctgtgtgtgcatgggtgttggAGGTATGTGTTTTGGAGGGGCAGGTGatgtgcgcacacgcatgtgtgtgtgtgtgtgtgtgtgtgtgtgtgcttgtgtataagtgcgtgtgtttgtgtgttaggaaTGTATGGGTTGTGGGTGGAATGGGTaggtttggtgtgtatgtgtgtgtgtgtgtgtgtgtgtgactgtgttacagtgtgagagagtttgtgtgcatgtgtatgtttgtttttgtataagtgtgtgtttttgtgagcgtgtatgtgtgtgtttgtgcacatgagtgtgtaactatatatattatatgtgtgtgtgtgtaccacagtgtgtgtgtttgtgtatgcgtgtgcatgtgtacatgtttatatgtacatgtgtgtgtgtgtacacatgtgtgagtgtatacatgtatgtgtgtgtatatacatatgtgtttgtgtacaagtgtatgtgtgtgtttacacatgtttgtatacatgtgtgtttgtgtgtgtggggagaggggtggtggtggtggggggggagggcggtgttTGTTGGTGtacactatatgtgtgtgtatttgtgtgtgtttacaatgtgtgtttgtacatgtttacacgtgtgcgtgtgcatgattacttgtgtgtgtgtatgtgtgtgttgtgtatgtgtacatgattacacgtgtgtgtgtgtgtgtacacatgtatgtgtgcatgtttacatgtgcgtgtgtgtgaatgtgtgtgtgtggtgtggtgtggtgtgtgtgggcgattttgcatgtgtgtgtgtgtgtgtgtgggtgtgggtcgtggtgtgtgtgtgggggcgattatgcatgtgtgtgtgtgtgtgtggggggggggggggtgattatgcatttgtgtgcgtgtgtgtgcatggatgattatgcatgtgtgtgtgtgtgtgtgtgtgtgagtgtgtcaggcCCCGCCTGTACGTGAGGACAGCCCGGACTCCCCGGTGCACAGCATCACTCTGGGCCGCTCCACTTTCTTCTACTTCCCCACCCTGCAGATGGACAGCACCGTGAGTGACTGTGATAGTCTGCTGtgtcgtcatggtgatggtgatgatgatagtaatactgTGTCGtcattggtgatggtgatgggtgatgATATAGTAatactgtgttgtcatggtgatggtgatgttgattgtAATACTGtgtcgtcatggtgatggtgatggtggtgatgatagtaatactgtgtcgtcatggtgatggtggtgctgatagTAATACTGTGTCGTCATGCGATGtgatgggtggtgatgatgatagtaatactgtgtcgtcatggtgatggtgatgttgatggtaatactttgtcgtcatggtgatggtgatggtggtgatgatagtagtaCTGTGTCGTcatagtgttggtgatggtgatgggggtgatgattgACAGCACTGTGAGTGACTGTGATAGTCATGTTTCTTTGGgcatgggtggtgatggtggtgttgctaGTAATACTGTGATACAGTAATAGTGATAACGGTAATCAAACAATTgaaaatgataatggtaataataattgtaatgaaagaaagaggaatgaTGACAGTGTCAAGAATGATaatatattaatgataatgatgacaagtaacaataataatgataataaatgatggtaatgataataagagTGATAGTAAGAAGaagtaaaatgatgatgatgttgatgaaaagAATGATATTTGTTATTaatgcttataataataataatagtaatagacgTATTATATAGCCCTTTCAGCCAGCTAAACGCAGTGTATGTTTGATAGATAGTCGTGTCTGACGATGACCAGTAAAACAGTAGacaaggcaactgctgtcctgacaatctggacaagaatttgattatagtggagagtgtgtcttgcccaagttacgtccccactctcctggccaagtgggttttaggactgtcggtgttggagatggttcccaaaggccaagtagcaccccaaggttgcagcactaagagccagtgcagtcttgcctcctagtttgagagtcatagtccttctcaaAAGATTTAAGTTAGCTCATTGctgtggagaaactattgatcatacagctctcactttgctgttggcccatctgtaggcctatgttaatctgtgatgtcagccgccgaaattttctcccactccactagaccttgagtggtggtctggacgctagtcattcagatgagacaataaaccgagggtccccttgtgcagtatgcacttagcgccacgtaaaaagaacccacgcaacaaaagcgttgttccttgcaaaattctgtagaaaaaaatccacttcgataggaaaaacaaataaaactgcatgtaggaaaaaatacaaaaaaaaaaaaaaaatgtggtgctgtagtgtagcgacgcgctctccctggggagagcagcccgaatttcacacagagaaatctgttgtgataaaaaaaaatacaaatacaaaatacaaataagctGAGTATTGGGCTAGaagcaataacaatgatgataacaatataaaTAGTGTTTTTATTTAAATTATTGCTTGTGAATGTATATTTGCCAATGTGACTGAGTGTTcttaaaataacaacagcaaaaaaaccccaaacttctgATTTGTTCGAGAAAAGAAATCAGAAGGCTTGGCATGTCTGCTTGATGGGTAATATATGTGGCATGTCAGATAAAGAggcaggtggggagagagagagagagagagagagagagagaatactgatgCCTCTTTTTTCCAtggacggttttttttgttgttgtttttttttctccatgggtGCCACTAACGTGGGGGAGGGTGCACTGCTTGCAGAAGTACACCCTGCGCCTGGAATGCTCGCTGCCCAGATCCCAGTACGAGTTTGTGAACCCAGAGGTGTCCTTCACGGCCAATATGTCCTTCAAGCACTACAAGTTCATGTTCGAAcccaaggtgagagagagagagagagagatgttggtggCCCACAGTTGCATGTTGCTcttggaggttgtttttttttttaaaattataaatGAATACTATTTCACATGAACCTTTTCACAGGttggaaagaaaacagaaacagtaataataaagaaagggtgaggggggttgggggggggggtggatttttGTCATTCACAGTTccatctctgttctgtctctttaCATTTTCATGTACAATTTCTTTGGGTTATTTTGAATGTTCAGTGTGTGGTTACATTTTGTCTGGGGCTCTTTGTTTgctcaagtgtgcgtgtgtgtttgtgtgtacaacaGTTCAAGTCGCCTAAACGTCTCTGATGGTGAATTACCTATTCGACTAAAGTTGACTGAAGTCACCTATGATGGTGAACTTTCTAGTCAGTTCAAGTTGCCTAAACACCAAAATGGTGAACTGCCTTTTCGACTAAAGTTGACTGAAGTCACCTATGATGGTGAACTTTCTAGTCAGTTCAAGTCGCCTAAACACCAAAATGGTGAACTGCCTATTCGACTAaagttgactaaagtcacctatggtggtgaactCTCTAGTCAGTTCAAGTCGCCTAAACATCTATAATGGTGAACGGCCTATTCGACTAAAgttgactaaagtcgcctatgatgGTGACCTTTCTAGTCAGTTCAAGTCGCCTAAACATCTATaatggtgaactgtctagtcaactaaagttgactaaagtcacctatgatgGTGAACTTTCTAGTCAGTTCAAGTCGCCTAAACACCAAAATGGTGAACTGCCTATTTGACTAAAGTTGACTAAAGTCGTCTATGATGGTGAACTTTCTAGTCAGTTCAAGTCGCCAAAACACATGTaatggtgaactgtctagtcgactaaagttgactaaagtcgcctatgatgGTGAACTTTCTAGTCAGTTCAAGTTGCCTAAACATCTATAATGGTGAACTGCCTATTCGACTAAAGTTGACTCAAGTCGCCTATGATGGTGAACTCTCTAGTCAGTTCAAGTCGCCTAAACACATGTAATGGTGAACTGCCTATTTGACTAAAGTTGATTAAAAGTCGCCTATGATGATGAATTTTCTAGTCAGTTCAAGTCGCCTAAACACCTATAATGAGTTGCCTATTCGACCAAAGTTGACTAAAGTCATCTATGATGGTGAACTTTCTAGTCAGTTCAATTCACCTAAACACATGTAATGGTGAACGGCCTATTCGACGAAAGTTGACTAAAGTCACCAATGATGGTGAACTTTCTAGTCAGTTCAAGTCGCCTAAACACATGTAATGGTGAATTGTCTAGTCGACCAAAGTTGACTAAAGTCGTCTATGATTGTGAACTTTCAGTCAGTTCAAGTTGCCTAAACATCTATAATGGTGAACGGCCTATTTGACTAAAGTTGACTAAAGTCACCAATGATGGTGAACTCTCTAGTCAGTTCAAGTCGCCTAACCACATGTAAAGGTGAACTGCCTATTCGACTAAAgttgactaaagtcgcctatgatgGTGAACTTTCTAGTCAATTCAAGTCGCCTAAACATCTATAATGAGTTGCCTATTCGACCAAAGTTGACTAAAGTCATCTATGATGGTGAACTTTCTAGTCAGTTCAAGTCGCCTAAACACATGTaatggtgaactgtctagtcgactaaagTTGACTAAAGTAGTCTATGATGGTGAACTTTCTAGTCAGTTCAATTCGCCTAAACACATGTAatggtgaactgtctagttgactaaagtcacctgtgATGGTGAACTGTCTTGTCGACTAAAGTTGCCTGTGGGGGCGCAAGAGTTAACCACCCTGTCACCTTCCTTTAGGTTGGAGGACCCACaagaataaatacatgaataaacagataaaagatataaatagataagtaaataaagaacttaaatgcataaataaataataaatagataaacaaatagataaatgaagagCTTGAATAtttaaataaacgaacgaatgaatgaatagataaataactggATGGATTGAAAGATAGAGAACTTTCCGTTTTTCAGCGGAAGATGGTGGATCAGGAGCTGACTCCAGGCTCCTTCCTCATTCTGCTGGTCATCGGTGTGGTGGTGCTGGTCGTCTACAACTATCAGACTGTGAGTGTTcagggttttttgactcacttgtgtaaacatagtgagtctatgttttaacccagtgttcggttgtctgtgtgtgtgtctgtggtaaactttaacattgacattttctctgcaactactttgtcagttgacaccaaattaggcatataaataggaaaaaatcagttctttccagtcatcttgtttaaaacaatattgcacctctgggatgggcacaaaaaaaaataaaaaatgaagcctaattatatgcaaactgcatttactgttatatttatattttttgtattctctaaacttggcactttgatctgatattctgacccaacaacaagagcagtcattattatcattttttgttcaaacaggaacttcttttgctaagcatggaagttttagttattttgcaaacgttttggtgcagatagtaaaaaagggaaattattccgtaattatgcaaggggacttaatttgctttaaactgatctttctcatcttaaacattacattttgaaattatacacaatacataaaaagcttggatattttttttcagtgtatcacaagtgagtcttgaaggccttgcctctcttgtttttggttatatatatatatatatatgtgtgtgtgtgctggctgaataggtggcgtaagcagcactgacttgaagttgtgtaccttgtgaatggagagagttaccactctttactatttgttaatcatttaatctcctggcctcattatttgttaatttccagttgaaaaaccaccgaggcaaccatgcgtttgttctgcattgtgcatgtgttctgtgtggcttgttcaggattaaagaggctgtgccagtcttgaataaggGCTAGTTTGTGttttcacatttcttctgtctttgctgctgtgtgcacatgtcgaaTGATCGGTATagggacaggcctggcgcttcctttttgagaaagtgtctgggtttgttccagtgtgccttttgtttgcctgtgtgctagctgaatcggttgcgtaagcagcactgacttgaagttgtgtaccttgtgaatggagagagttaccactctttactattatatatatatatatatatatatatatgtgatgattacattaactcattcagcaccaggtacaagttaactcgtaccatgattactccacctgtggaccaggtatcgtaccaacacactatcctTATTTTGTTTGGCGTTCTAAACTGAACAGTTAAATATAAATGTGATGATTATATTAACTCATTCTCCTCCGGATACAAGTTAACTCGTActatgattacttcccctgttgaCCAGGtatcgtaccaacacactatcctTATTTTGTTTGGTGTTCTAAACTGAACAGTTAAATATAAATGTGATGATTATGTTAACTCATTCTCCTCCATTtacaagttaactcgtaccatgattacttcccctgtggaccaggtatcgTACCATCACACTATCCTtattttgtttgactgtttgtctaAACTGAACAGTTtatggattccggaagcatgaaaataaAGCTTTGTTTGACAGATTGGATCAACAATTCTCCAACGATTTtcgccgttttagtgaaccatcctgtttttggggttttttttttcttttttttgtgcaatgGTCTAATGTAGTGCTGGGGTCCATGGGAGTTGTAGGAGGCATGTAGTTGTGGGTTTGAATGAGTTAATGAGGCCACAATGTAATTTATCATGTGAGATGAAGTTACACTTCACTTGACTTGTCTGggggtgtgggtctgtgtgtgtgtgtgtggtgggatggggtgggtgtgtgggtttgtatgtgtgtgtgtgtgtgtgtgtgtgtggtgggatggggtgggtgtgtgggtttgtatgtgtgtgtgtgtgtgtgtgtgtgtgtatgagtgtttgtgtgtatgtacattcatgtatgtgtgtgtgtgtgtgtttaggggagtgtgtgtgtgtagaaatgcgctgaatagcatatatatatatatatatatatatatatatatatgctattcAGCgtatttctgtacacacacacacactcccgtgtTTATTGTACACATGGTTTACTTTAAGTTGATATCTAAGCATGTTACGTCTTTTATATGCATACCTATCGACTGACTGATTCTTGTGCACTGCTTGTATGTTTTACACCATGAATTAATTTCCTATGGAGATAATAAagcattctgttttctgtgttcaGTGCAAACCACGTTCAGTTGTTCAGGGAGCCCTggaggtggtgtcactgtgtttggacaaatccatatacgctacaccacatttgctgagcagatgcctgaccagcagcgtaactggCCAAAGGGCTTTGTCAGGCTCTGAGGGAAATTGAAATACAGTCGAATAAAAATAAGATAGATAAAAGAttaaatacatgaatagatagatacttgaataaacaaatggatgaatgaaacagaaagaaaaaggaaatgaaataaaaagaatgtGAATAAGAATACTTATAgaacagattaaaaaaataaataaataaaataaataaatataaataagcacacacacgcacgcacgcacacatacgtacacaaacacacacacacactcactccctcactgacagactcacacacacacacacacacacacacacacacacacacacacacacacacacacacacactcacacaaatataaacaagcacacacacacacacacacacacacacacacacacacacacacacacacacactcactcacttgacCCACTGATCCCTCTTCTAACGTCGTGTGTACACCCACTCccatccctctcttcacagccctcagaagcagAGTTACTGTCAATACCtttttgctggtagctttcttcactgcagatacttttattcaatgtcttcatcttcctcgtcgatgtcaaaaccttcagtttgaagcatttcaaacacttcagcaacagcagcagtaaaaagcagctgtcgtgatctagttcactccaaaaatttccacttgtattgcctgcgacgccattttcaatatgtatgcagattagcttgtcatgtgtgGTACCAAGATCAGCGGCTGGCCAGCAAGTGTATATGTCACGGAAACCTCACagagaaactttccattcgacccttgacacgttcgcaatgcccagtgtagctgcgatttttgtgctaccccatgaggaacaCGTGCacaaatttttaattgttgaaaccgctatagcgttccgtcgtccacAACGCTACCTTACCTcgatcgtccggagtgagttaacacttttttttttcttttttgatctcatttcaccatggTTTAGCAGACAAGGAGTCAGTAATACCTGCCACTCTGGtcaaacatataaacacatttttctttttttaacttttgatcTGATTTCACCAAGGTTTTAGCAGCAGCACTCAagagggtcttcttcttcttctgcgttcactcgtatgcacacaagtgggcttttacgtgtatgaccgtttttaccccgccatgtagcagccatactccgttttcgggggtgtgcatgctgggtatgttc is a window of Babylonia areolata isolate BAREFJ2019XMU chromosome 34, ASM4173473v1, whole genome shotgun sequence DNA encoding:
- the LOC143277347 gene encoding BOS complex subunit NOMO1-like: MRTIEVKEGTTISITISGIRVAYSCYGKVTSLNGEPEPGVVVEAVGQGEGCDLYQEEAKTEQDGTYRIRGLQPKCQYDVHLKTGPVNTHIERSGPKSRLIQVVDQDFTDIHIIAFRRMNQVDISGNVVTAEEFLASLKAPPVREDSPDSPVHSITLGRSTFFYFPTLQMDSTKYTLRLECSLPRSQYEFVNPEVSFTANMSFKHYKFMFEPKRKMVDQELTPGSFLILLVIGVVVLVVYNYQTVVPMVTQALGQMQGFAQQQQQHQQHRHQGLGGGAEAFAEANPSESSPTRKRVKARKAQ